In the genome of Sciurus carolinensis chromosome 3, mSciCar1.2, whole genome shotgun sequence, one region contains:
- the Foxn1 gene encoding forkhead box protein N1 isoform X1, with translation MVSLLPPQSDVTLPGPTRLEGEPRGDLMQAPGLPGSPAPQSKHTGFNCSSFVPDGPPERAPSLPPHSPSIASPGPEQVQGHCPAGPGPGPFRLSPSDKYPGFGFEEGPASSPGRFLKGNHVPFHPYKRHFHEDIFPEAQTALALDGHSFKTPGALEAFEEIPVDVGEAETFLPGFSAEAWCNGLPYPSQEHSQVLQASEVKIKPPALESGPGMYCYQPPLQHMYCPSQPPFHQYSQGGGSYPVPYLGSSHYPYQRIAPQASADGHQPLFPKPIYSYSILIFMALKNSKTGSLPVSEIYNFMTEHFPYFKTAPDGWKNSVRHNLSLNKCFEKVENKSGSSSRKGCLWALNPAKIDKMQEELQKWKRKDPIAVRKSMAKPEELDSLIGDKREKLGSPMLGCPPPGLAGSGPLRPLAPPTGLSQQLHSIHPTPGPMPGKNPLQDLLGAHAPSCYGQTYPHLSPSLAPPGPQQPLFPQPDGHLELRAQPGTPQDSPLPAHTPPSHSAKLLAEPSPARTVHDTLLPDGDLGTDLDAINPSLTDFDFQGNLWEQLKDDSLALDPLVLVTSSPTSSSLPPPPPPPHCFPSGPCLAETSSGAGELAPPGSGGSGALGDLPLTTLYSAFMELEPTPSTAPAGPSVYLSPSSKPMALA, from the exons ATGGTGTCGCTACTCCCGCCACAGTCTGACGTCACGCTGCCAGGCCCCACCAGACTGGAGGGTGAGCCCCGAGGGGACCTCATGCAGGCTCCGGGCCTCCCAGGCTCTCCTGCTCCACAGAGT AAGCACACCGGCTTCAATTGCTCATCGTTTGTGCCCGACGGCCCTCCAGAGAGAGCACCCTCACTGCCCCCACACAGCCCAAGCATTGCGTCTCCAGGCCCCGAACAAGTCCAGGGCCACTGCCCAGCCGGCCCTGGCCCAGGCCCCTTCCGGCTTTCACCCTCAGATAAGTATCCTGGCTTTGGCTTTGAGGAGGGTCCAGCAAGCAGCCCAGGGCGCTTCCTCAAGGGCAACCACGTGCCTTTCCACCCGTACAAGCGGCATTTCCATGAGGACATCTTCCCTGAAGCCCAGACTGCCCTGGCCCTGGATGGACACTCCTTTAAGACCCCAGGGGCACTGGAGGCCTTCGAGGAGATCCCCGTGGATGTGGGGGAAGCTGAGACCTTCCTGCCTGGCTTCTCAGCAGAGGCCTGGTGCAATGGGCTCCCTTACCCCAGCCAGGAGCACAGCCAAGTCCTG CAGGCATCAGAGGTCAAGATCAAGCCTCCAGCTCTGGAGAGTGGTCCTGGGATGTACTGCTACCAGCCCCCCTTGCAGCACATGTACTGTCCCTCCCAGCCCCCCTTCCACCAG TATTCACAGGGTGGTGGCAGCTACCCTGTGCCCTACCTGGGCTCCTCTCACTATCCATACCAGCGGATTGCACCCCAGGCCAGCGCTGATGGGCACCAGCCACTCTTCCCCAAACCCATCTACTCCTACAG CATCCTCATCTTCATGGCCCTCAAGAACAGCAAAACTGGAAGCCTGCCTGTCAGCGAGATCTACAATTTTATGACGGAGCATTTCCCTTACTTCAAG ACGGCACCTGATGGCTGGAAGAATTCTGTCCGTCACAACCTATCCCTCAACAAGTGTTTTGAGAAGGTGGAGAACAAATCTGGAAGTTCCTCTCGCAAGGGCTGCCTGTGGGCCCTCAATCCAGCCAAGATTGACAAGATGCAGGAGGAGCTGCAGAAGTGGAAGAGGAAAGACCCCATTGCTGTGCGCAAAAGCATGGCCAAGCCAG AAGAGCTAGACAGCCTCATTGGAGACAAGAGGGAGAAGTTGGGCTCCCCGATGCTGGGCTGTCCACCCCCTGGGCTGGCAGGCTCCGGCCCCCTCCGGCCCTTGGCACCTCCAACTGGGCTCTCCCAGCAGCTGCACTCAATCCACCCAACTCCAGGACCCATGCCTGGCAAGAACCCCCTCCAGGACCTACTGGGGGCACACGCACCCTCCTGCTATGGGCAGACGTACCCACACCTCTCACCCAGCCTGGCCCCTCCTGGACCCCAGCAGCCATTGTTCCCGCAGCCAGATGGGCACCTTGAGTTGAGGGCCCAGCCGGGCACCCCCCAGGACTCGCCTCTGCCTGCCCACACCCCACCCAGTCACAGTGCCAAGCTGCTGGCTGAGCCTTCCCCAGCCAGGACCGTGCATGACACACTACTGCCAGATGGAGACCTTGGTACTGACCTGGATGCCATCAACCCCTCTCTCACCGACTTTGACTTCCAGG GAAACCTGTGGGAACAGCTGAAGGATGACAGCTTGGCCCTTGACCCCTTGGTACTGGTGACCTCGTCCCCGACATCATCCTCCTTGCcgccacccccaccaccaccccactgCTTCCCCTCAGGGCCCTGTCTGGCAGAGACAAGCAGTGGGGCAGGCGAATTGGCACCACCTGGCAGCGGAGGCTCTGGAGCCCTGGGGGACCTGCCCCTCACCACCCTCTACTCGGCGTTCATGGAGCTGGAGCCCACGCCCTCCACAGCCCCTGCCGGCCCCTCAGTGTACCTCAGCCCCAGCTCCAAGCCCATGGCCCTGGCATGA
- the Foxn1 gene encoding forkhead box protein N1 isoform X2: MVSLLPPQSDVTLPGPTRLEGEPRGDLMQAPGLPGSPAPQSKHTGFNCSSFVPDGPPERAPSLPPHSPSIASPGPEQVQGHCPAGPGPGPFRLSPSDKYPGFGFEEGPASSPGRFLKGNHVPFHPYKRHFHEDIFPEAQTALALDGHSFKTPGALEAFEEIPVDVGEAETFLPGFSAEAWCNGLPYPSQEHSQVLASEVKIKPPALESGPGMYCYQPPLQHMYCPSQPPFHQYSQGGGSYPVPYLGSSHYPYQRIAPQASADGHQPLFPKPIYSYSILIFMALKNSKTGSLPVSEIYNFMTEHFPYFKTAPDGWKNSVRHNLSLNKCFEKVENKSGSSSRKGCLWALNPAKIDKMQEELQKWKRKDPIAVRKSMAKPEELDSLIGDKREKLGSPMLGCPPPGLAGSGPLRPLAPPTGLSQQLHSIHPTPGPMPGKNPLQDLLGAHAPSCYGQTYPHLSPSLAPPGPQQPLFPQPDGHLELRAQPGTPQDSPLPAHTPPSHSAKLLAEPSPARTVHDTLLPDGDLGTDLDAINPSLTDFDFQGNLWEQLKDDSLALDPLVLVTSSPTSSSLPPPPPPPHCFPSGPCLAETSSGAGELAPPGSGGSGALGDLPLTTLYSAFMELEPTPSTAPAGPSVYLSPSSKPMALA; this comes from the exons ATGGTGTCGCTACTCCCGCCACAGTCTGACGTCACGCTGCCAGGCCCCACCAGACTGGAGGGTGAGCCCCGAGGGGACCTCATGCAGGCTCCGGGCCTCCCAGGCTCTCCTGCTCCACAGAGT AAGCACACCGGCTTCAATTGCTCATCGTTTGTGCCCGACGGCCCTCCAGAGAGAGCACCCTCACTGCCCCCACACAGCCCAAGCATTGCGTCTCCAGGCCCCGAACAAGTCCAGGGCCACTGCCCAGCCGGCCCTGGCCCAGGCCCCTTCCGGCTTTCACCCTCAGATAAGTATCCTGGCTTTGGCTTTGAGGAGGGTCCAGCAAGCAGCCCAGGGCGCTTCCTCAAGGGCAACCACGTGCCTTTCCACCCGTACAAGCGGCATTTCCATGAGGACATCTTCCCTGAAGCCCAGACTGCCCTGGCCCTGGATGGACACTCCTTTAAGACCCCAGGGGCACTGGAGGCCTTCGAGGAGATCCCCGTGGATGTGGGGGAAGCTGAGACCTTCCTGCCTGGCTTCTCAGCAGAGGCCTGGTGCAATGGGCTCCCTTACCCCAGCCAGGAGCACAGCCAAGTCCTG GCATCAGAGGTCAAGATCAAGCCTCCAGCTCTGGAGAGTGGTCCTGGGATGTACTGCTACCAGCCCCCCTTGCAGCACATGTACTGTCCCTCCCAGCCCCCCTTCCACCAG TATTCACAGGGTGGTGGCAGCTACCCTGTGCCCTACCTGGGCTCCTCTCACTATCCATACCAGCGGATTGCACCCCAGGCCAGCGCTGATGGGCACCAGCCACTCTTCCCCAAACCCATCTACTCCTACAG CATCCTCATCTTCATGGCCCTCAAGAACAGCAAAACTGGAAGCCTGCCTGTCAGCGAGATCTACAATTTTATGACGGAGCATTTCCCTTACTTCAAG ACGGCACCTGATGGCTGGAAGAATTCTGTCCGTCACAACCTATCCCTCAACAAGTGTTTTGAGAAGGTGGAGAACAAATCTGGAAGTTCCTCTCGCAAGGGCTGCCTGTGGGCCCTCAATCCAGCCAAGATTGACAAGATGCAGGAGGAGCTGCAGAAGTGGAAGAGGAAAGACCCCATTGCTGTGCGCAAAAGCATGGCCAAGCCAG AAGAGCTAGACAGCCTCATTGGAGACAAGAGGGAGAAGTTGGGCTCCCCGATGCTGGGCTGTCCACCCCCTGGGCTGGCAGGCTCCGGCCCCCTCCGGCCCTTGGCACCTCCAACTGGGCTCTCCCAGCAGCTGCACTCAATCCACCCAACTCCAGGACCCATGCCTGGCAAGAACCCCCTCCAGGACCTACTGGGGGCACACGCACCCTCCTGCTATGGGCAGACGTACCCACACCTCTCACCCAGCCTGGCCCCTCCTGGACCCCAGCAGCCATTGTTCCCGCAGCCAGATGGGCACCTTGAGTTGAGGGCCCAGCCGGGCACCCCCCAGGACTCGCCTCTGCCTGCCCACACCCCACCCAGTCACAGTGCCAAGCTGCTGGCTGAGCCTTCCCCAGCCAGGACCGTGCATGACACACTACTGCCAGATGGAGACCTTGGTACTGACCTGGATGCCATCAACCCCTCTCTCACCGACTTTGACTTCCAGG GAAACCTGTGGGAACAGCTGAAGGATGACAGCTTGGCCCTTGACCCCTTGGTACTGGTGACCTCGTCCCCGACATCATCCTCCTTGCcgccacccccaccaccaccccactgCTTCCCCTCAGGGCCCTGTCTGGCAGAGACAAGCAGTGGGGCAGGCGAATTGGCACCACCTGGCAGCGGAGGCTCTGGAGCCCTGGGGGACCTGCCCCTCACCACCCTCTACTCGGCGTTCATGGAGCTGGAGCCCACGCCCTCCACAGCCCCTGCCGGCCCCTCAGTGTACCTCAGCCCCAGCTCCAAGCCCATGGCCCTGGCATGA